Proteins encoded within one genomic window of Triticum aestivum cultivar Chinese Spring chromosome 2D, IWGSC CS RefSeq v2.1, whole genome shotgun sequence:
- the LOC123048534 gene encoding L-lactate dehydrogenase B, translating to MMHKTSSLSELGFDAGDASSGFFRAVADGCPLTPTSSSAPHRRLTKVSVIGAGNVGMAIAQTILTQNLADEIAIVDALPDKLRGEALDLQHAAAFLPRVRIVSGTDASVTRNSDLVVVTAGARQIPGETRLNLLQRNVALYRKIVPPVAEHSPDALLLVVSNPVDVLTYVTWKLSGFPASRVIGSGTNLDSSRFRFLVAEHLDVSAQDVQAYMVGEHGDSSVAIWSSISVGGMPALKSLRDSHRSFDEAALEGIRRAVVGGAYEVIGLKGYTSWAIGYSVASLAASLLRDQRRVHPVSVLAAGFHGISDGHEVFLSLPARLGRAGVLGVAEMDLTEAEAAQLRRSAKTLWENCQLLGL from the exons ATGATGCACAAGACCTCTTCGCTGTCGGAGCTGGGCTTCGATGCCGGCGACGCCTCGTCGGGCTTCTTCCGCGCGGTGGCCGACGGCTGCCCGCTGacgcccacctcctcctccgccccgcACCGCCGCCTCACCAAGGTCTCCGTCATCGGCGCGGGCAACGTGGGCATGGCCATCGCGCAGACCATCCTCACCCAGAACCTGGCGGACGAGATCGCGATCGTGGACGCCCTCCCCGACAAGCTCCGCGGCGAGGCGCTCGACCTGCAGCACGCGGCCGCCTTCCTCCCGCGCGTGCGCATCGTCTCGGGCACCGACGCCTCCGTCACCAGGAACTCCGACCTCGTCGTCGTCACGGCCGGCGCCAGGCAGATCCCCGGGGAGACCAGGCTCAACCTGCTGCAGAGGAACGTGGCGCTGTACCGGAAGATCGTGCCGCCCGTGGCCGAGCACTCACCGGATGCGCTGCTGCTCGTCGTGTCCAACCCTGTCGACGTCCTCACCTACGTGACCTGGAAGCTGTCGGGGTTCCCGGCCAGCCGCGTGATCGGCTCCGGCACCAACCTCGACTCGTCCAGGTTCCGGTTCCTCGTCGCGGAGCACCTCGACGTCAGCGCGCAGGACGTGCAG GCGTACATGGTGGGTGAGCACGGCGACAGCTCGGTGGCGATCTGGTCGAGCATCAGCGTGGGCGGCATGCCGGCGCTCAAGTCGCTGCGCGACAGCCACCGGAGCTTCGACGAGGCGGCGCTGGAGGGCATCCGGCGGGCCGTGGTGGGGGGCGCCTACGAGGTGATCGGCCTCAAGGGCTACACCTCCTGGGCAATCGGCTACTCCGTCGCCAGCCTCGCGGCGTCCCTGCTCCGCGACCAGCGCCGTGTGCACCCGGTGTCCGTGCTCGCCGCGGGCTTCCACGGCATCTCCGACGGCCACGAGGTGTTCCTCAGCCTGCCCGCCCGGCTCGgccgcgccggcgtcctcggcgTCGCCGAGATGGACCTCAcggaggccgaggccgcgcagcTCCGCCGCTCCGCCAAGACGCTCTGGGAGAACTGCCAGCTCCTTGGCCTATGA